A single genomic interval of Coccidioides posadasii str. Silveira chromosome 1, complete sequence harbors:
- a CDS encoding uncharacterized protein (TransMembrane:1 (o20-40i)) — protein sequence MFLTSEESLLAAQMSSCLILGSYFLSFCPFLAFSFLPVLFPLSFTEIYRYPSLWQTNGGSAVISVAKLHWRATSPRFYCSLVFLFLFFPPCSDSELRRKVEVSRILGNSGNAEPDDDDSMLFSLPRPDSALFTLRKFLAF from the coding sequence ATGTTTCTTACTTCTGAGGAATCACTCCTTGCAGCGCAGATGAGTAGCTGTTTGATTCTTGGATCCTATTTTCTATCCTTTTGTCCCTTTCTcgccttttcctttcttcctgttctttttcccctttcaTTCACTGAGATCTATCGATACCCCAGTCTCTGGCAGACCAATGGTGGGAGTGCCGTCATCTCCGTCGCCAAGTTGCATTGGAGAGCCACCTCACCACGTTTCTACTGTTCTttggtttttctttttctattttttccCCCATGTTCCGATTCTGAATTGCGACGAAAAGTCGAAGTTAGCAGGATATTGGGCAACTCCGGGAATGCGGAGCCCGATGATGACGATTCCATGCTGTTCTCGCTTCCGCGGCCAGATTCCGCATTGTTCACCTTAAGAAAGTTTCTTGCGttttaa
- a CDS encoding uncharacterized protein (EggNog:ENOG410PHUE~COG:S), with protein sequence MPSSTVFSYLRRDHRRPSPSPATASPASHASSQLPATATTADSIFGTGPCAGQKTDTRAAKPTEPTKGIALKPVSSTPSLRPVKPIARPHSSSGESVGPLSSLTNTQKPNHLEIGLQKGISSWKRSFGGQKAAAGPGVSTGGAGKGKAPDPAAGAPSLQIRDAKPESSLPRRDGGYDSMPEQPSSRGGRMRLHLLNPMTLLARRRSAQLGTRAEDINIGKLTLPALPDDYDPRIRGKLFHDFSTPRGRPNHTSSHAQAAYSWDSRVSSGHGEEGYFSDSSARASRRSRQPEHKPVFKENFDDENPDTRDIQERPSATENQSYSVPVFARDLPLSLPPQPEPELSPETPSPPSTTAQDETPPSLRSRPSTVRDPSSQAPSGLPKHLTSSASRFSFDIPGGDSASQERLLEEKHKEKEAARKAKEQSNPAADFESEEFDYDAMMDADGLEEMIPGVNADADEYEGEDVDSNALKPLKPLATPSTFLLSPVSSEGAPSSQVSQLQDAFSMHGVVRPNADTTPTPTTVPSLTIDTNQALLAHAPQVLQADKNLDPPYTMGHDDDLYYDDGLFGDLPEEMQSGNFDESIFDDEASHLYARKSSRDNALPSLLEKQPSSSKHGTDRQKPLPPAKDVNENFGDKSGPLSDKSSSEGLQESAPVLTHGNLQAYHDALAQAANEAVRRGRFQRSPGGSEASGNHDGTEESHPELTADESRHTSENVEMMAVDGVSDEFDFYDADDIDDDPMIAAANAEALENDDEGFYGQEFGFYAHSHPHCESERTFGGYFGTMGLEGIKRKHSARANFQEPSLTPITERSEWSTRNSIVSLAPHASHHSNPSNPSLSSPPLSQLLDMGHLDDELSLSALMKLRRGAFGGSNGSLRSNATSQAGQSPQPASAPAGSNFGSFPNLHNILPDQKRASTVMNSPMGLSSPPLVENGELAVAGLSLRNDIPLRLRSSERPHSMNLDLLATGKAKSPEVIRRHLRSNSATESISYVKETDGLGANRKRSHELWPYMIQIKDWFL encoded by the exons ATGCCGTCGTCTACGGTTTTTTCCTATTTGCGTCGTGATCACCGCCGCCCGAGCCCGTCTCCAGCTACAGCTTCGCCCGCATCCCATGCTTCTTCCCAACTCCCCGCCACGGCCACCACGGCAGACTCGATTTTCGGAACGGGCCCCTGCGCAGGACAGAAAACGGATACCCGTGCAGCCAAACCTACAGAGCCGACTAAAGGCATCGCCCTTAAACCCGTGAGCAGTACTCCCTCTCTGCGGCCCGTGAAGCCCATTGCCAGACCTCATTCTAGTTCCGGGGAGAGCGTGGGCCCGCTGTCGAGCTTGACAAACACTCAGAAGCCGAATCACCTTGAAATTGGACTGCAGAAGGGGATATCGTCATGGAAAAGAAGTTTCGGTGGGCAGAAGGCCGCTGCGGGTCCTGGCGTCTCGACCGGCGGGGCTGGCAAGGGAAAAGCACCAGATCCcgctgctggagctccaaGCCTGCAGATTCGAGATGCTAAGCCGGAAAGCTCACTGCCTCGGCGAGACGGTGGCTATGACTCTATGCCTGAACAACCGTCGTCCCGAGGCGGGAGAATGAGATTGCACCTTCTTAATCCCATGACGCTTCTAGCTCGTCGACGATCAGCGCAGTTAGGCACACGCGCTGAGGATATAAATATTGGAAAGCTAACGCTTCCAGCGTTGCCTGATGACTATGATCCAAGGATCCGTGGGAAGCTCTTCCACGATTTTTCCACTCCCCGAGGCCGACCAAATCATACTTCCAGCCACGCCCAGGCAGCATATTCGTGGGACAGCAGAGTATCGTCGGGCCATGGGGAAGAAGGCTATTTCTCAGATTCCTCTGCGCGGGCCTCACGCAGGAGTCGACAGCCGGAGCACAAACCCGTGTTCAAAGAGAACTTCGACGATGAGAATCCAGACACCAGAGATATCCAGGAGCGCCCCTCAGCAACAGAAAACCAGTCGTACTCAGTTCCTGTATTTGCTCGTGATCTTCCCTTATCTTTGCCGCCGCAACCTGAGCCTGAGCTGTCCCCAGAAACGCCATCACCGCCATCCACAACTGCACAGGACGAGACACCACCTTCATTACGATCGCGACCGTCAACTGTTCGCGATCCATCGTCACAGGCACCCTCGGGACTGCCTAAACATTTGACGAGCAGTGCATCGAGATTTAGCTTTGATATACCGGGAGGAGACTCTGCTTCTCAAGAAAGGCTTCttgaagagaaacacaaagaAAAGGAAGCTGCGAGGAAGGCTAAAGAACAAAGCAATCCCGCTGCTGATTTTGAATCGGAAGAGTTTGACTACGATGCGATGATGGACGCCGACGGACTAGAAGAAATGATCCCTGGAGTCAATGCAGATGCGGATGAGTACGAAGGCGAGGATGTTGATTCTAATGCTCTGAAACCATTGAAGCCACTCGCTACGCCCTCTACATTTCTGCTGAGCCCCGTCAGCTCGGAAGGAGCGCCTTCTTCACAGGTTTCACAGCTTCAAGACGCCTTCTCGATGCACGGGGTGGTTCGTCCGAATGCTGACACAACCCCGACGCCTACTACTGTTCCATCTCTGACTATAGATACCAACCAGGCGCTTTTGGCTCACGCTCCGCAAGTTCTCCAGGCCGATAAAAACTTGGACCCGCCCTACACCATGGGCCATGATGACGACTTATACTACGACGATGGGCTGTTTGGCGATCTCCCTGAGGAAATGCAAAGTGGGAACTTTGACGAATCTATTTTCGACGACGAGGCCAGCCATCTATATGCACGGAAAAGTAGTAGGGACAATGCTCTACCTTCACTGCTCGAGAAGCAGCCGAGTTCGAGCAAGCACGGAACCGACCGTCAGAAGCCCCTGCCTCCAGCGAAGGATGTGAACGAGAATTTCGGAGACAAGTCTGGTCCACTATCGGACAAATCATCGTCAGAGGGGCTGCAAGAGTCTGCTCCAGTATTGACACATGGGAATCTCCAAGCATATCATGATGCTCTTGCTCAGGCCGCGAACGAAGCCGTTCGCAGGGGAAGGTTCCAGAGGAGCCCCGGTGGAAGCGAGGCATCTGGTAACCACGATGGAACCGAAGAGTCGCACCCCGAGCTGACGGCCGATGAAAGTCGTCACACGAGCGAAAACGTGGAAATGATGGCAGTGGATGGGGTATCCGATGAGTTTGACTTTTATGATGCTGACGATATTGACGACGACCCCATGATCGCTGCTGCTAACGCAGAAGCGCTTGAAAATGACGATGAGGGGTTCTACGGGCAGGAATTTGGCTTCTATGCGCATTCCCACCCTCATTGCGAGAGCGAGCGTACGTTTGGTGGCTATTTCGGCACGATGGGGCTTGAAGGAATTAAGAGGAAGCATAGCGCCAGAGCTAATTTCCAAGAACCCAGCCTTACCCCCATCACGGAACGCAGTGAATGGAGCACTAGGAACTCTATCGTTTCGTTGGCCCCGCACGCTAGTCATCACTCTAACCCGTCCAACCCATCTCTGTCCAGCCCTCCACTGTCACAGCTCCTTGACATGGGACATTTAGATGACGAGCTATCCCTAAGCGCCTTGATGAAGCTCCGACGCGGAGCTTTTGGCGGCAGCAATGGAAGCCTGCGTAGCAATGCGACCAGCCAGGCGGGCCAATCTCCCCAACCCGCTTCGGCTCCAGCCGGTTCTAACTTTGGAAGTTTTCCCAATCTCCACAACATCTTACCTGATCAAAAGCGTGCAAGTACCGTGATGAATTCCCCTATGGGATTGAGCTCGCCACCTTTGGTGGAGAACGGTGAGTTGGCTGTTGCTGGTTTGTCTCTCCGGAACGACATCCCTCTCAGGCTCAGATCGTCCGAACGACCGCACTCAATGAACCTGGACTTGCTAGCAACCGGCAAGGCCAAGTCTCCGGAGGTGATTCGAAGACATCTCCGAAGTAATAGTGCAACGGAGAGCATTAGCTATGTGAAGGAGACCGATGGATTGGGGGCCAATCG AAAGAGAAGTCATGAGCTCTGGCCATATATGATCCAGATCAAGGACTGGTTCCTCTGA
- a CDS encoding uncharacterized protein (EggNog:ENOG410PMDN) translates to MNNIYSQGGSTVSFECPRHGRFNYNVDSDSHRFQFNCQLFNLVIGHYYERASYNYIEVCGSDYAGFWQEQLLWRFLVKPILIVYTLSFQTGRVRSYIKIPISTADSIRLPEKGGTGVPAQLSGL, encoded by the coding sequence ATGAACAATATCTATTCCCAGGGTGGATCGACCGTCTCTTTTGAATGCCCACGACATGGACGATTCAATTACAACGTGGATTCCGATTCCCACAGATTCCAGTTTAATTGCCAGCTTTTCAATCTAGTAATTGGTCATTATTACGAGCGCGCGTCATACAACTACATCGAGGTCTGTGGTAGCGACTACGCTGGATTCTGGCAAGAGCAGCTGTTATGGCGCTTTCTGGTCAAGCCCATCTTGATTGTCTATACCCTCTCATTTCAGACTGGTCGGGTTCGAAGCTATATCAAAATCCCTATATCTACAGCAGACAGCATACGACTACCTGAAAAAGGCGGGACAGGAGTACCTGCTCAGCTATCAGGTCTTTAG
- a CDS encoding uncharacterized protein (EggNog:ENOG410PPJF) — protein MKKAPGERATSDVILPMQDPYMTQINDGRKNYEFRKYCLKPSVKRIWFYRTAPHSSITHVCETKPARTRKPGDGPLEEDGLGNAEFNSKHKDWDGYDFAYEMVTVYELKRPVTLREMKDKHGFKSAPRGLVYLPRSISTSVNWKQQKLLINRRKQFSEA, from the exons ATGAAAAAGGCTCCGGGCGAACGCGCCACCAGCGACGTTATTTTACCCATGCAAGACCCCTACATGACCCAGATTAACGACGGAAGGAAGAATTATGAGTTCAGGAAATATTGCCTCAAGCCTAGTGTGAAAAGAATCTGGTTCTATCGGACTGCTCCGCACTCCAGCATCACCCATGTCTGCGAAACTAAGCCCGCTCGAACTCGAAAACCCGGCGATGGTCCTCTGGAAGAAGACGGCCTGGGTAATGCCGAATTCAACAGTAAACACAAGGACTGGGATGGTTACGACTTCGCGTACGAGATGGTCACTGTCTACGAGCTCAAACGGCCGGTAACCCTCAGGGAGATGAAAGACAAACATGGTTTCAAGTCAGCGCCGAGGGGGCTTGTTTACCTGCCCAGGTCAATTAGTACCAGTGTTAACTGGAAGCAACAAAAGCTG TTGATCAACCGAAGAAAGCAATTCTCGGAGGCTTAA
- a CDS encoding uncharacterized protein (EggNog:ENOG410PMDN) has product MADQQKLQIAYDMTSHHALGGGSYIFKSGYSGYLRSLLPHPEARTEINIIIQPNSSPHVGTLCSLGLAFVLTRREKDIGTDVTVVCDLWDRAKGEQIVINNITYQRSLRDTGKFQEFLPDYTELLAILSNRYGITHRIRLEEEFLKSDGVGGIIREIVVASSDA; this is encoded by the coding sequence ATGGCAGACCAACAGAAATTGCAAATCGCCTACGATATGACCTCCCATCACGCTTTGGGTGGCGGTTCCTACATATTCAAAAGCGGTTATTCCGGTTATCTGCGGTCGTTACTCCCTCATCCCGAAGCCCGCACAGAAATTAACATTATCATTCAACCCAATTCTTCGCCTCATGTCGGAACATTGTGTAGCCTAGGACTAGCGTTTGTTTTGACTAGGAGAGAGAAAGATATAGGAACTGATGTTACGGTGGTGTGCGACCTGTGGGACAGAGCAAAAGGGGAGCAAATAGTTATCAACAACATTACCTACCAACGAAGTCTTCGGGATACCGGGAAGTTCCAAGAGTTCCTTCCGGATTATACAGAACTCCTTGCGATACTTTCGAATAGATACGGAATTACCCATCGAATTCGCCTAGAGGAAGAGTTTCTGAAGAGCGACGGGGTCGGTGGTATTATTCGGGAAATTGTGGTGGCCTCATCAGATGCCTAG